The following nucleotide sequence is from Cicer arietinum cultivar CDC Frontier isolate Library 1 chromosome 2, Cicar.CDCFrontier_v2.0, whole genome shotgun sequence.
ttacAATTTGTAGTTTGTATCACAAGTCATACATAATCTAAGAAGAGCAAACATTACAACTCTTCATACATTTTCCTTTCACTCCTTCCCTACCAATCATATAAAGTGGATTCTTGTCACATTCACCAACTTTAGCCCACCTAGCACAATTATCATTCTCATCAACACACTCTCCTTCCTCTACATCCAATCGCCCTACCGGTTTCTCAAAGTCGGCAACGTGAATCCACTTTGTTGCGGACCATTTCTCCCCCTCAATCACCGGACAACTTCCATGCAAACTATTAGCATCTGTAGTAGCATTCAGATGAAGACTGAAGAACAATAAGGCATCACCTTTCTGAGGTTTTACTGAAATGACATAAACCGAATGCGTTACAATTAAGATCCTATGACAAAAAATGAGACACAATCTTATTGCTAGAATATGGCAACATGATATTTAAAGTTTATAAACATTTATATCAGCATTTAAATAcactaataaaaataagtcATAAGTTGTTTTGCTTATTTTTAAAGGCATGTTTGAGTTGACTTATTTACTGACACAAACACTTGTGGGAGGGATTATgagagcttatgaaaacaactttttaCATGTTAATAACTCTCAAaaatagcttatgaaaataacGTTTTACATGTTCATAACTCTCCAAAATAGCTTGTGGAAACAACTTAGTATTAATCAACTTAGTATTACAACAAAGTTACATCGATCGGTTATACCATCACGAAATGCATACCTGCATATCCATTGTGAGCACATTCAGACCAGCTCTCATCTTTCGGCTGTGACAATGTCCCCTGAAAAAGCAAATCAAATTACTCATCTAGTcatgattttattttctttcatttgttAGAGAGAAGGGCGAGCGTTCATCAAAAGGAACCGCCGGAGAATCAAAGACATGATGAGAAAATCTTTACCTCGGCATTAGGAAAAATTGTTTCCCCACCCTTTTCAACATTAGACAAATACATCAGCACCGTTGCAATACGATGGCCACCGAGTATCTGATTAGCCTTGTCGTGGAAGAAATCAAAATGTGGCTCGTATTTCTCGCCGTGCTGATAGTGCAATACTTGTATAGACTCGCCGTTCTCTAATGCATAAGAGGAAGATATTAAAATTCGAGTGAAACATAAAAACCTATGATGGATCAAAGAATGACGGTGTCAACTTACCTATTGGAAGGAATGTCCATGCGGCAATTCGGTCTTCGATACCAGAAACTATTTCATCCTTAAAgattaaacaaaagaaagatGAACTACTAACTAAACAAGTAAACATCCAAATTTCGACAATGAAAAACAACTTTATTAGATTAAATAAACATCCAAATTCGACAATTGACAGCATATGTGtcaaaagtaaaaattaatcTCATAAGTGCGCCGTTATTTCTTCATAAGAATTTGTAGAGAAAGGGTTATTGTGAAAGGATAGAAGAGTTAATAATGACCATTAGATTCAATGAGGATAATGAAGTTGCagaaatatcaaattttgtgagaaaaaaaaatgaagaagcaAAAGAACAGTGATCAAACGTCTCTGCAAGATAACGATGAATGGTTGGcgacaatatatatttttataaagatgAGGAAACCGAGAAAGAAACGAAACAAAATGATATCAGTCTGTCTTCATTTTATTGTAAAGTATAATTCAATCCACATTTTACATAAACTTTCACCCACAAGTTAAACAAGCAACTCATCTTAATGGATCAAACTTACAAAAAGTCAAAAACGTTGAAACACCAAACTAATTTCTAGCACGTTTCTCATCGATATCAAGCACAATCAAAATGCACGCTGATCAATATAACAAAAAACACGTGTTCaaataaaacacaatcaaaaacaaaaacttgtCAAGCATATTTCATTGAATGATAGATACTATAGTCACACGAGATAAGGTTCGACTTGGAAAGaagataaattatttcttattataCCTGTGCTTTGCCGAGAAACATCCCAGAACTCGTTCTGACATCACTCTCTATACTTTTCCCAGATTCATTATCCGCCACCATAGACTTCTCCAGCTTATCCTTAGCCTAATATCACAAAATTCAGACATCATGGAACATAATATATACTACTATTAATCACACATTGTTGTCAAATAATGCTATAGTGTAGCGGAGCATTTGCGAACCGCTATTGTTCTGCAATCCACGGTTTAGTACAAAATTTTGTCAAATAGTAGCTATTGCGTAGAAGAATATTAACAAACCACTATTGTGATGTGTTGCCAAATAGCAGAAAGATTATATCAATGTAGCATTTCGAAATTTGATCAAACTGCTATTTTACAAAATCACTGTCTACAACAATGTAATTGGTAATTACTAATTAGTAATAATCACATTACAATCCCACAAACATACACACACAAAATCTCCttaactcaaaaatttatatacaatgaataaaatccaaaaccaatgataatttattaaaaataaaaaataactaaccAGAATTTTAAGATGATCACATTCTTCATCAGATAAAAAATTCTTGTACAGAAAAGCCCTGCATGACATAATtcaccaaaataaaaattaaaaaattaaaaaaaataaaataaaataaaacagctCTTTTGTACCTGGGACTCCATGAGAGCTGAGTGACACGTGTGGGATCAAACTTCACTTTAGAACCATGTTTGGTTGCTCCAACCACCGATCCACccctaaaaaaaatcaaaattgaaaaccaccaaaaaaaagaagataagatttttatagcattttcaaattcagaaaaataaatgaagaaatGGGTATGCAATATAATTACGTGGTTTTATCTTCAACCAAACCAGGTAATCGAATTGAAGAAACAAAAAGAACAGAGAGAAAACAGGGGCAAAATAGTAAATATGGAAGAAAACGAAGATGAAACATGATGATGAAAATGGAAccaaatcagaagaaaaaaaaaaagggttagTGTAATGTATAATATTGCAATAAGAGAGTGTTTGGTTTtgattttcttaattaattaataagataataaattgttgtcgtttttgaacaaaaattcaacaaagaCTTCCCACAGATTTGAGTTTAGCGTCTCCTCTGTAAGTTGTTTTTTATGTCACTTTTTCTGAAAACCCCCTCAATCCCTCTTTCTGGAATGTTCCTCATAATtactttttatgattttaaaatcaGAAAAACTATTTCTACATTAACTCTGTTTGGTAAAAAGTAACAGATAAATTCATGAGAAATGCtttttagaaagaaaaggaGAATTATAATCTGACACCTATTTCAATCACATTTTATTTGATATccgattatatatatatatatatattttttatgtttgaaattcaaatatattaaaattcaacactattttatttctctGTGTTTATTGTGCGTTAGTTCTATTGTAatgttttttagaataaaaaaattaacagatAAATTAGTAGTTAATCGATGAGTTTATAGTGAATAACAAATGATATATCTTATTgatttttgattgttgataactTGATACCAGATAAATTAGCTGACTGTATTTAAAATGTCTAATataacttgatttaatttattgataaatatgaaatgatctgaacaaaatattttaattgatatgtatttctttaattaaaataacaaggttaaatatatatatatatatatatataaggtgtaAACTCATgtgttattttgtttgtaaaagAATGTCAGAAgctcttaaaaaaatattttgactcctcgaaaaaattgttattatataaattatattttaactgagtttttaatttaatagttaatCAAAAGTagtcaaagaaatataataaaaaagtagtcaaatcaaataatctaaataaaataatatgagaCCTTTAAAAAATAAGGAATATGAAGCACTATTTgtattccaaaaaaatttatctgAATTTTATTTGAGGCGTcagtcaaaaaatataaaaggaatatgacacattatttgaattttattagtttgttactttgttattatttattatttatgattttagttAATTATGAATCACTTTATAGATGGTGAAATGTGAATTGACAGTATTTGTCATAGAAtggaatatattaatatttcttttttatggacaatatattaatatttcttttctgtTTTTGACAGTAAATATATTagtatttctattaaaaattatatattaatatttctaTGAATAGGTGAGATCaactatgattttaaattttagtattttgaAATCCAACCATTTCTCATTATAATGGATCCATCTAAACTTGTCCCCCTCTTTTTCCAAAAAGCCATAATTACTCCAATATTAAACAGAAAAAACTCACAATCTTTAGtagcatatataaaataaaaatcctaTATACATACTCCCTTCTAGTGTGCATGGGaaataatagttttaaaaaacaaaaagagtTCAAGAAGATGAAGGAAAATGCCAACTGAGAAAAGGCACTGAAAgttgaaacaaaattaaaattttatgtttccaatataaaacataatagatcaataaacatataagaaaattaggAAAATTTTGGACACATAAAGTAATCTATCATTTTGATATCCAAAAGTATTAAGCACTGTCATACTAATTCTTGAATTAGacagaaaaattatttaaatttatttaaatcctCTCATATTAAAGTTAAATCAATATGTTTAACCTCTAAAAGTATTAACTAATGCCATATTAATCTTCGACATTATcaaaatgtttattcaatgaaAAGTGTTTATGaaattaagaaatttttattaaatataagccCAACCCATATACGATGCATGAGTATTGATGAcatgattaataattaaaatgaaaagtaaaagatgcaatattttatatttaaaacctCGCAACTAAAATATCAAAAACCATATTTTTCTTATTCTCCTTATGAATCTTATGAATCTAATTTCACAAGAAGAATTTGAGGGagaaaatataactaaataaaattttaccaTAGTATACATCAACCATTGAAGCATGTAGAACCAAAACTCTTGGGACAACCATCACTTAAAAATGATGATAATCATCGTCGTTACCACAAATATGTTTTGAACTTTATTTATATTCTCTTTTATTCTCATTTCAAATTCTTCATTCaactttaaagaaaaataactcTTCATTAGATCAAATCAACCTTTCTTTTCAAAGGTAACAAAGTTACGCCAACATATTTTCCATGATCACATTCGCCATTGTTTTCACAAGATTAACTATTCTCAAATTTTATCTCTTAATTTGACTTAGAAGTTTCATTATTGTCAACATTCTCATTTCTCGCCCACTACTCCAccatattgtaatattttggccaaccttttttttttaatctcctcctcctcatcatcatcattgtCATCATTTTTGTCGTCGTGTCGTCGTTATAAGAGCTAGAAGAactatcttcatcttcatcccTACTATAAATTACATTCACCTTGTCAACTCTAAAATCTTCATCATTGGTCTGAATTTTCTCACTATCATTATCATAATACACACTTTCTACATCACTTTTGCCAAATTCATTTACTATACTCAGGTTATCAGATGCCCAACCACAAATTCTATCTTTAGCAACAAACTAATTGCTTCCTCCACGTTCCTCgctttttcttcctttttaacATCGACACTCTTTNNNNNNNNNNNNNNNNNNNNNNNNNNNNNNNNNNNNNNNNNNNNNNNNNNNNNNNNNNNNNNNNNNNNNNNNNNNNNNNNNNNNNNNNNNNNNNNNNNNNNNNNNNNNNNNNNNNNNNNNNNNNNNNNNNNNNNNNNNNNNNNNNNNNNNNNNNNNNNACTCTTTCAAAACTATTCTTTTTCCAACCATCCAACACTGCTTAAATTTTACTAGGTTGGAAAagagtgaattttttttcaaacaaatcaATTAAATGAACCAAATAGATTACATAAAATATCGTACatcaatcaaatattaattCCTGTTAaggtaaaaagaaaaacaatattaGGTAGGAAGAAATTAGGAGAAGAAGAAAaggtttttgattttttagacTTAGGGTTTTAAACACGAAACATCGTGTCTTTATTTTTCATATAGTCCATGACAATGTCATCATTACATATGACAATATATTTTTCACATAGATACAATCTTGGCTAACTGCagaaaataaaatgactaaCATTTTGAATATTGAAGGATTTAAATTGGTTTTTGTTTTAGTCACGAATCAATATAAAAACGACTAATACTTTGATAGAGGTTCACACCAAATAATTATCTCTCTCAAAATTTTGAggatacaaatattttttttattgtatattttttttaaccgtGACTATAGAAAcaagataaattttaatataaatcataGTCCACCGTAGgccaattttaaaatatgttcaaGATTTCAACGATCATAGACGTCGTAACTTAAAAGCAGATGTTGATGATCACTTTCATATTTACAATTCGATAGTGActtaaattaaactattttgataatgcattattgataaatataaattaggtcacaatttaatttataaacatgAGTAGAGTCACATActactactttaaaaaaaaaaaaaatatgatcaactaattttaaatattaatttacataaaacaactTACAAAAATGGTGCACCGAGAAACTCgcctaaaaaataataaacaaagaagctaactttcaaaatataaaataaaatatagtttttccaaaattatatttattaaaaatacaatgaaaaaagaagaagaagaatttaaCTTGTTAGAAGTGTATTAGAAGAAAGCGGTGCAAATAGCAATCACTGACGATTTATAAATATTCGAAGGCCCAAATCATTATTATTCGGGTCATTAGCCACCTTGCTTTCGATTTTAGGGTTTCCGTTTTCTGGATACTACCAACCATGTTTATAAATTGACACACCAAGCTTTTGTTTCATAGTAGTTCTCGACCTAGGTTTTCTTGTTTCCTCGCTTCAGTTCAATTGAGTTA
It contains:
- the LOC101503898 gene encoding probable prolyl 4-hydroxylase 7, which gives rise to MFHLRFLPYLLFCPCFLSVLFVSSIRLPGLVEDKTTGGSVVGATKHGSKVKFDPTRVTQLSWSPRAFLYKNFLSDEECDHLKILAKDKLEKSMVADNESGKSIESDVRTSSGMFLGKAQDEIVSGIEDRIAAWTFLPIENGESIQVLHYQHGEKYEPHFDFFHDKANQILGGHRIATVLMYLSNVEKGGETIFPNAEGTLSQPKDESWSECAHNGYAVKPQKGDALLFFSLHLNATTDANSLHGSCPVIEGEKWSATKWIHVADFEKPVGRLDVEEGECVDENDNCARWAKVGECDKNPLYMIGREGVKGKCMKSCNVCSS